A genomic segment from Macrobrachium rosenbergii isolate ZJJX-2024 chromosome 30, ASM4041242v1, whole genome shotgun sequence encodes:
- the LOC136854727 gene encoding uncharacterized protein: MTATRVPKRHKESLSNPKLGVNLLPRLCAVGPLKVAFLDFLHLLTTHTFPHTTLNPQPSTHIFTPKTLIPQSSTHNYPLLPPQPSTFNLSPTTPPTKLHVKPNTHKPTFTTLDPQQNTHNPPPTVIHLVSTHNSTLTTLHPQSSIWSLPTSLHSQPSTHSHPPSLYPHANTHSPPPTVIHLSSIWYLPTILHSQPSTNSHSSGLYPQPYSHNPPPIVINLVSTHNPTLTTLHPQSSTWFLHTNLHSQPSTHSRPSGLYLQPDTHNPPPTVIHLVYTYNPTLKNLHPPLSTWSLPTTLHSQPSTHSHPSGHYPKAYTHNPPPTVIHLVSAHNPTLTTNTHSHPPGFYPQPYTHKHPPTVIHLVSTHNPTLTTLHTQSSTWFLPTTLHPQFSNHSHPPGLYPQPYTHNPPPTVTHLASSHNPTLTILHPQSSTWSLPTTLHSQPTPTVIHLVTTHNATITTLHPQSSTWFLPTTLHSQPSTHSHPPGFYPQPYTHNPPPTVIHLVTTHNATITTLHPQSSTWFLPTTLHSQPSTHSHPPGLYPQPYTHNPPPTVIHLVSTHNHILTTLHPQSSTWSLPTTLHSQSSKHSHPPGFYPQPYTHNPPPTDFHQVSTHDPTLATL, translated from the exons ATGACTGCTACAAGGGTGCCAAAGAGACATAAGGAATCTCTTTCAAATCCAAAATTAGGTGTCAACCTTTTGCCGAGACTTTGTGCTGTGGGGCCTTTAAAGGTTGCGTTTTTGGATT TCCTCCACTTGCTCACTACCCACACCTTCCCACATACAACCTTAAACCCACAACCCTCTACCCACATATTTACACCCAAAACCCTCATCCCACAGTCATCCACCCATAACTATCCACTGCTCCCACCACAACCCTCCACGTTCAACCTTTCACCTACAACGCCACCCACAAAACTCCACGTTAAACCTAACACCCACAAACCTACATTCACAACCCTCGACCCCCAACAAAACACTCACAACCCTCCACCCACAGTCATCCACCTGGTCTCTACCCACAACTCTACACTCACAACCCTCCATCCACAGTCATCCATCTGGTCTCTGCCCACAAGCCTACACTCACAACCCTCCACCCACAGTCATCCACCTAGTCTCTACCCACACGCCAACACTCACAGCCCTCCACCCACAGTCATCCACCTA TCATCCATCTGGTATCTACCTACAATCCTACACTCACAACCCTCCACCAACAGTCATTCTTCTGGTCTCTACCCACAACCCTACTCTCACAACCCTCCACCCATAGTCATTAACCTGGTTTCTACCCACAACCCTACACTCACAACCCTCCACCCACAGTCATCCACCTGGTTTCTACACACAAACCTACACTCACAACCCTCCACCCACAGTCGTCCATCTGGTCTCTACCTACAACCCGACACTCACAACCCTCCCCCCACAGTCATCCATCTGGTATATACCTACAACCCTACACTCAAAAACCTCCACCCACCATTATCCACCTGGTCTCTACCCACAACCCTACACTCACAACCCTCCACCCACAGTCATCCATCTGGTCACTACCCAAAAGCCTACACTCACAATCCTCCGCCCACAGTCATCCACCTGGTTTCTGCCCACAACCCTACACTCACAACCAACACCCACAGTCATCCACCTGGTTTCTACCCACAACCATACACTCACAAGCATCCACCCACAGTCATCCACCTGGTCTCTACCCACAACCCTACACTCACAACCCTCCACACACAGTCATCCACCTGGTTTCTACCCACAACCCTACATCCACAATTCTCTAACCACAGTCATCCACCTGGTCTCTACCCACAACCCTACACTCACAACCCTCCACCCACAGTCACCCACCTAGCTTCTAGCCACAACCCTACACTCACAATCCTCCACCCACAGTCATCCACCTGGTCTCTGCCCACAACCCTACACTCACAACCAACACCCACAGTCATTCACCTGGTCACCACCCACAATGCTACAATCACAACCCTCCACCCACAATCATCCACCTGGTTTCTACCCACGACCCTACACTCACAACCCTCCACCCACAGTCATCCACCTGGTTTCTACCCACAACCATACACTCACAACCCTCCACCCACAGTCATCCACCTGGTCACTACCCACAATGCTACAATCACAACCCTCCACCCACAATCATCCACCTGGTTTCTACCCACGACCCTACACTCACAACCCTCCACCCACAGTCATCCACCTGGTCTCTACCCACAACCCTACACTCACAACCCTCCACCCACAGTCATCCACCTGGTTTCTACCCACAACCATATACTCACAACCCTCCACCCACAGTCATCCACCTGGTCTCTACCCACAACCCTACACTCACAATCCTCCAAACACAGTCATCCACCTGGTTTCTACCCACAACCCTATACTCACAACCCTCCACCCACAGACTTCCACCAGGTCTCTACCCACGACCCTACACTCGCAACCCTCTAA